One region of Citrus sinensis mitochondrion, complete genome genomic DNA includes:
- the nad4 gene encoding NADH dehydrogenase subunit 4: MGVHPKVFPDRMHTSVSNLVQHGKFHSMLLAILLILLQTGTTDLQILLTTEFSERRQILLWIAFFASFAVKVPMVPVHIWLPEAHVEAPTAGSVILAGILLKLGTYGFLRFSIPMFPEATLCFTPFIYTLSAIAIIYTSLTTLRQIDLKKIIAYSSVAHMNLVTIGMFSLNIQGIGGSILLMLSHGLVSSALFLCVGVLYDRHKTRLVRYYGGLVSTMPNFPTIFFFFTLANMSLPGTSSFIGEFLILVGAFQRNSLVATLAALGMILGAAYSLWLYNRVVSGNLKPDFLHKFSDLNGREVFIFIPFLFGGATVR, translated from the coding sequence ATGCTATTAGCTATTCTGTTGATTCTTCTCCAAACAGGAACCACCGATTTACAAATCTTATTAACCACAGAATTTAGTGAGCGGCGCCAAATCCTTCTATGGATTGCTTTTTTCGCCTCTTTCGCCGTCAAAGTGCCTATGGTACCAGTTCATATTTGGTTACCCGAAGCTCATGTAGAGGCACCTACGGCGGGATCCGTCATCTTGGCAGGAATTCTTTTAAAATTGGGAACCTACGGGTTTTTAAGATTTTCAATACCCATGTTTCCTGAAGCGACACTTTGTTTCACTCCTTTCATTTATACTTTAAGCGCGATTGCTATAATATATACTTCCTTGACCACTTTAAGACAGATCGATCTTAAGAAGATCATTGCTTACTCCTCAGTAGCCCATATGAATCTGGTGACTATTGGTATGTTTAGTCTGAACATACAGGGAATTGGAGGTAGCATTTTACTGATGTTAAGTCATGGACTGGTTTCTTCAGCCCTTTTTCTATGTGTTGGTGTTCTATATGACCGACATAAGACTCGACTTGTTAGATATTACGGAGGTTTAGTGAGCACCATGCCGAATTTCCCTACCATTTTCTTCTTTTTTACTTTGGCCAATATGAGTTTACCTGGTACTAGCAGCTTTATCGGGGAATTTCTCATCTTAGTAGGAGCTTTCCAAAGAAATAGCTTAGTAGCCACATTAGCAGCGCTTGGGATGATTTTAGGCGCGGCGTATTCCCTTTGGCTATATAATCGTGTGGTTTCTGGAAATTTAAAACCCGATTTCCTCCATAAATTCTCCGATTTAAATGGCAGAGAAGTTTTCATATTTATACCTTTTCTTTTTGGAGGGGCGACCGTCCGTTGA